One stretch of Deltaproteobacteria bacterium DNA includes these proteins:
- the xth gene encoding exodeoxyribonuclease III — MRIATWNVNSLKARLDKVTWWLERARPDVLLMQETKLADPDAPGEAFRDAGYELTHHGEGRWNGVAIASRCGIRGVVTNFGEPLCPAHTPDAGDDEPLAEARMIAATCGGLRVVCVYAPNGRILGSPFYQAKLGWFDRLARWLAEAADPAEPLALGGDLNVAPADIDVWDPQACHGGTHVSPAERDAFGRLCRWGLIDVYRQRHPEPGRYTWWDYRAGNFHKNIGMRIDHLLVTRPVAGRTVWAEIDREARKGKPIPSDHAPLIVDLDQPGHPFDAGWTSAERRIAARRAGAR, encoded by the coding sequence GTGAGGATCGCCACCTGGAACGTCAACTCGCTGAAGGCACGTCTCGACAAGGTCACGTGGTGGCTCGAGCGGGCGCGGCCGGATGTGCTGCTGATGCAGGAGACGAAGCTTGCCGATCCGGACGCTCCGGGGGAGGCGTTCCGCGATGCCGGGTACGAGCTGACGCATCATGGAGAAGGGCGATGGAACGGGGTCGCCATCGCCAGCCGCTGCGGTATCAGGGGCGTGGTGACGAACTTCGGTGAGCCGCTGTGCCCCGCGCACACCCCGGACGCCGGCGACGACGAGCCGCTCGCCGAGGCGCGGATGATCGCGGCGACGTGCGGCGGCCTCCGCGTCGTGTGCGTGTACGCCCCAAACGGACGGATCCTCGGCTCCCCCTTCTACCAGGCCAAGCTCGGCTGGTTCGACCGCCTCGCCCGCTGGCTCGCGGAGGCGGCGGATCCTGCCGAACCTCTGGCGCTCGGCGGCGACCTCAACGTCGCGCCCGCAGACATCGACGTGTGGGACCCGCAGGCCTGCCACGGGGGGACCCACGTTTCCCCAGCGGAGCGAGACGCGTTCGGGAGGCTCTGCCGCTGGGGACTGATCGACGTCTATCGGCAGCGCCATCCCGAGCCCGGCCGCTACACATGGTGGGACTACCGCGCCGGCAACTTCCACAAGAACATCGGCATGCGCATCGACCACCTGCTGGTGACGCGCCCGGTCGCCGGGCGCACGGTATGGGCGGAGATCGACCGCGAGGCGCGCAAGGGCAAGCCCATTCCCTCGGACCACGCGCCACTGATCGTCGACCTCGACCAGCCGGGGCACCCCTTCGACGCGGGTTGGACGTCCGCCGAGCGGCGGATCGCCGCGCGGCGCGCAGGCGCGCGCTGA
- a CDS encoding DUF2207 domain-containing protein, translated as MQGTISGGAASIALRGEPHGGDTVGEAPEDRAGNARDDPDARELREQRAAEEIAPPGGAEEEPRRPLRKALDRGHLGRNTGVVEEPGVLGRALRFLRANWLFTVPLGVLALILRLWYARSRDPRFRPVAPRYEWPDGLSPAELGTLVANRADTRDITATIVDLAVRGRLVIEERDEEGLLDLWSIADFTVHRQQAGAGDLESHERTVPNGIFSERGDRVAPSDLENEF; from the coding sequence ATCCAGGGGACGATCTCGGGCGGCGCCGCGAGCATCGCGCTACGCGGCGAGCCGCACGGTGGAGACACCGTTGGCGAAGCGCCGGAAGACCGAGCCGGCAACGCGCGCGACGATCCCGATGCGCGCGAGCTGCGGGAGCAGCGTGCGGCGGAGGAGATCGCTCCGCCAGGCGGTGCCGAAGAGGAGCCGCGGCGGCCTCTCCGGAAGGCGCTGGATCGCGGTCACCTCGGGCGGAATACGGGTGTGGTCGAGGAGCCAGGTGTGCTCGGGCGCGCGCTGCGCTTCCTGCGCGCCAACTGGCTCTTCACCGTCCCGCTCGGCGTCCTGGCGCTCATCCTCCGGCTCTGGTACGCGCGCAGCCGCGACCCGCGGTTCCGCCCGGTCGCCCCGCGCTACGAGTGGCCCGACGGGCTCTCGCCGGCGGAGTTGGGGACGCTGGTCGCCAATCGCGCCGACACGCGCGACATCACCGCGACCATCGTCGACCTCGCCGTACGCGGTCGCCTGGTGATCGAGGAGCGCGATGAAGAGGGTCTGCTCGACCTCTGGTCGATCGCGGACTTCACCGTGCACCGGCAGCAGGCGGGGGCTGGCGATCTCGAATCGCACGAGCGGACGGTGCCGAACGGGATATTCTCCGAGCGGGGTGACAGGGTCGCCCCCTCCGACCTCGAGAACGAGTTTTAA
- a CDS encoding YciI family protein has product MRFMMMIKADKNTEAGVLPSKELVAAMDEFNQEMVKAGVMLAGEGLHPSSRGARITFHGGGKRTVTDGPFTETKELIAGFWLIQVKSKEEAIEWASRCPDPLGPGETAQIEIRQVFEASDFPAALQEAAGNEPKMRAQLEQGWPKPPQA; this is encoded by the coding sequence ATGCGATTTATGATGATGATCAAGGCCGACAAGAACACCGAGGCGGGCGTTCTCCCGAGCAAGGAGCTCGTGGCCGCCATGGACGAGTTCAACCAGGAGATGGTGAAGGCCGGCGTGATGCTCGCCGGCGAGGGGCTCCACCCGAGCTCGAGGGGCGCGCGCATCACGTTCCATGGAGGAGGGAAGCGCACCGTGACCGATGGGCCTTTCACCGAGACGAAGGAGCTGATCGCCGGCTTCTGGCTCATTCAGGTGAAGTCGAAGGAAGAGGCGATCGAATGGGCCTCGCGCTGCCCCGATCCGCTCGGTCCAGGTGAGACGGCCCAGATCGAGATTCGCCAGGTGTTCGAGGCGTCGGACTTCCCTGCCGCGCTCCAGGAGGCCGCGGGCAACGAGCCCAAAATGCGCGCGCAGCTCGAGCAGGGTTGGCCGAAGCCCCCGCAAGCCTAG
- a CDS encoding RNA polymerase sigma factor yields MTASDTHRAINAVWRIESARLIAGLARIVRDVGLAEDLAQEALLAALERWPESGIPDNPGAWLMATAKHRAIDHLRRSKLLERKHEELGREIEAQQEMAAPDLDAAIDDNIGDDLLRLVFIACHPVLSTEARVALTLRLLGGLTTEEIARAFLVPEPTVAQRIVRAKRTLAEKRAPFEVPRGAELAARLSSVLEVVYLVFNEGYSATAGDDWMRPALCEDALRLGRILAELVPKEPEVHGLVALMEIQASRSRARTGPSGEPVLLLDQDRARWDHVLVRRGLVALERAEALGGVRGPYALQAAIAACHARARTPAETDWTRIAELYEALARLTPSPVVELNRAVAVAMAFGPAAGLELVDALTSEPALRSYHLLPSVRGDLLAKLGRFDEARAECERAASLTRNARERELLLERAAAYARGSAHHSTTS; encoded by the coding sequence GTGACGGCTTCCGATACCCATCGCGCGATCAACGCGGTCTGGAGAATCGAGTCGGCCAGGCTCATCGCCGGTCTCGCACGGATCGTGCGCGACGTCGGGCTTGCCGAGGACCTCGCGCAGGAGGCGCTCCTCGCCGCGCTCGAGCGGTGGCCGGAGTCGGGCATTCCCGACAATCCGGGCGCCTGGCTCATGGCCACCGCGAAGCATCGCGCGATCGACCACCTTCGCCGAAGCAAGCTGCTCGAGCGCAAGCACGAGGAGCTCGGTCGCGAGATCGAGGCCCAGCAAGAGATGGCCGCGCCGGATCTCGACGCCGCGATCGACGACAACATTGGCGACGACCTCCTGCGCCTCGTGTTCATAGCGTGTCATCCGGTGCTCTCGACCGAGGCGCGCGTTGCGCTCACACTCCGCTTGCTCGGCGGTCTGACGACCGAGGAGATCGCGCGTGCGTTCCTCGTCCCGGAGCCGACCGTCGCCCAGCGCATCGTCCGGGCCAAGCGGACTCTCGCCGAGAAGCGCGCCCCCTTCGAGGTCCCCCGCGGCGCCGAGCTCGCCGCCCGGCTGTCGTCGGTGCTCGAGGTCGTCTACCTCGTCTTCAACGAGGGCTACTCGGCGACCGCCGGTGACGACTGGATGCGACCGGCGCTCTGCGAGGACGCGCTCCGTCTCGGCCGCATCCTGGCCGAGCTGGTTCCGAAGGAGCCGGAGGTCCACGGCCTCGTCGCGCTCATGGAGATCCAGGCGTCGCGCTCGAGGGCGCGGACCGGTCCGTCGGGAGAGCCCGTGCTGTTGCTCGATCAAGACCGGGCACGCTGGGATCACGTCCTCGTCCGTCGTGGTCTCGTGGCGCTCGAGCGCGCCGAGGCGCTCGGCGGCGTGCGGGGGCCGTACGCGCTGCAAGCCGCCATCGCCGCCTGTCACGCACGAGCGCGTACGCCGGCGGAGACGGACTGGACGCGCATCGCGGAGCTCTACGAAGCGCTCGCCCGGCTCACGCCCTCCCCCGTCGTCGAGCTGAATCGCGCGGTCGCGGTCGCGATGGCATTCGGTCCGGCAGCGGGCCTCGAGCTCGTCGATGCGCTGACCTCGGAGCCGGCCCTGCGGAGCTACCACCTCTTGCCGAGCGTGCGCGGCGACCTCCTGGCGAAGCTCGGTCGTTTCGACGAGGCACGGGCGGAGTGCGAGCGCGCGGCATCGCTCACCCGCAACGCACGGGAGCGCGAGCTGCTCCTCGAGCGCGCCGCCGCGTACGCACGCGGATCGGCACATCACTCGACCACGTCGTAA
- a CDS encoding dehydrogenase produces MPYLLLILEQGERRRNRSAEDGRRAYARMVRFTEDLKARGVHKASDSLRSDAEGVRVEARGGKRTLIDGPFAESKEIVGGFFLLDCQTKEQAIAIASECPATEWATVEVREIGPCWEGKD; encoded by the coding sequence ATGCCGTACCTGCTACTGATCCTGGAGCAGGGAGAAAGAAGACGGAACCGATCGGCGGAAGACGGACGTCGGGCCTACGCGCGCATGGTCCGCTTCACCGAGGATCTCAAGGCCCGCGGCGTGCACAAGGCCAGCGACTCGCTCAGGTCCGATGCCGAAGGGGTGCGGGTCGAGGCTCGAGGCGGTAAACGCACCCTCATCGACGGTCCGTTCGCAGAATCCAAGGAGATCGTCGGAGGCTTCTTCCTCCTCGATTGTCAGACCAAAGAGCAAGCGATCGCGATCGCCAGCGAGTGCCCCGCGACCGAGTGGGCCACCGTCGAGGTGCGCGAGATCGGCCCCTGCTGGGAGGGTAAGGACTGA
- a CDS encoding ATP-dependent DNA ligase, with protein MGREDAAAGFPIEPPIEPMLAKLATDLPAGDGWLFEPKWDGFRAIVFRDRDRLYIQSRDLKPLDRYFPELEAGFRTSLPARCVVDGEIVIATERGLDFDALQLRLHPAASRVKKLAAETPASFVAFDLLAGDGDLRSRPQAERRLLLEKALERTSGRVHLTPCRRERSVAEEWFHRFEGAGLDGVIAKPESATYQPGKRVMIKVKHARTADCVVAGFRWHKHGPGTLVGSLLLGLYDDAGALHHVGVTSSFPMESRRRLARELAPLRKDALASHPWRNWAGVTDGAVRMPGAQSRWSAGKDLSWEPLRIERVCEVKYDHLQGDRFRHAAVFVRWRPDKRPADCRYDQLEVTPPAELAEIFRLVPP; from the coding sequence ATGGGAAGAGAAGACGCGGCCGCGGGGTTCCCGATCGAACCGCCAATCGAGCCGATGCTCGCGAAGCTCGCGACGGACCTGCCCGCGGGCGACGGCTGGCTGTTCGAGCCCAAGTGGGACGGCTTCCGGGCCATCGTGTTCCGCGACCGCGACCGGCTCTATATCCAGAGCCGCGACCTGAAGCCGCTCGACCGGTACTTCCCCGAGCTGGAAGCGGGCTTTCGGACCAGCCTGCCGGCGCGCTGCGTGGTCGACGGCGAGATCGTGATCGCGACCGAGCGCGGACTCGACTTCGACGCGCTGCAGCTGCGACTGCACCCGGCGGCGTCGCGGGTGAAGAAGCTCGCCGCCGAGACGCCCGCCTCCTTCGTCGCGTTCGACCTGCTCGCCGGAGACGGCGACCTCCGCTCCCGCCCGCAGGCCGAGCGCCGCCTCCTGCTGGAGAAGGCGCTGGAGCGGACCTCGGGCCGCGTCCATCTCACGCCTTGCCGTCGCGAGCGCTCGGTGGCCGAGGAATGGTTCCATCGCTTCGAAGGCGCCGGACTCGACGGCGTGATCGCCAAGCCCGAGAGCGCGACCTATCAGCCCGGCAAGCGCGTGATGATCAAGGTCAAGCACGCACGTACCGCGGACTGCGTGGTGGCGGGCTTCCGCTGGCACAAGCACGGTCCGGGAACTCTGGTCGGATCGCTGCTGCTGGGGCTCTACGACGATGCCGGAGCGCTGCACCACGTGGGCGTGACCTCGTCGTTCCCGATGGAGTCCCGCCGCCGTCTTGCGCGGGAGCTGGCGCCACTGCGCAAGGACGCGCTCGCGTCGCATCCCTGGCGGAACTGGGCGGGAGTGACCGACGGCGCGGTCCGCATGCCGGGCGCCCAGAGCCGCTGGAGCGCGGGCAAGGATCTCTCCTGGGAGCCGCTGCGGATCGAGCGCGTGTGCGAGGTCAAGTACGACCACCTCCAGGGCGATCGCTTCCGACACGCCGCCGTCTTCGTGCGCTGGCGTCCCGACAAGCGGCCGGCCGACTGCCGTTACGACCAGCTCGAGGTCACGCCCCCCGCCGAGCTCGCCGAGATTTTCCGACTGGTCCCCCCGTAG
- a CDS encoding DNA primase, giving the protein MASKGEQVVVDVAGREVAISNPSKVYFPDAGITKLEVVRYYLAVAEGALRGAGGRPNVLVRYANGIHGDFFYQKRAPASRPTWIEVVALRFPSGRAAEEVVPRDAAALAWMVSLGCLELHPHPVRAEDLEHPDELRIDLDPMPGIEWPQIRDVARVVREVLADFGLVGWPKTSGSRGIHVNARIHRRWSFTQVRRAALALAREVERRAPDLATSKWWKEERHGVFLDYNQNAKDRTVAGAYSVRPRPDARVSAPVTWDELFECRPEDFTLRTVPARFAAIGDRHAGIDQSPCSLEALLELSARQEAAGLGDAPWPPHYAKQAGEPPRVQPSRRKGGAKPSGRRVTTKPLIEIGRAAKKAEALAGLERWKTRHPRTASHLQPADVLVDAMRGRSATWTRVRVNLEHVPEALRPGQEPLDPDYDPYARSTGGPVGKSRRARRGA; this is encoded by the coding sequence GTGGCGAGCAAGGGCGAACAGGTCGTCGTCGACGTCGCCGGGCGCGAGGTCGCGATCTCCAACCCGAGCAAGGTCTACTTCCCGGACGCCGGCATCACCAAGCTCGAGGTCGTGCGCTACTACCTGGCGGTGGCCGAGGGGGCGCTGCGCGGAGCGGGCGGCCGGCCGAACGTACTGGTCCGCTACGCCAACGGGATCCACGGGGACTTCTTCTACCAGAAGCGGGCGCCCGCCTCGCGGCCGACCTGGATCGAAGTCGTCGCACTACGCTTCCCCTCCGGCCGCGCGGCCGAGGAAGTCGTGCCACGCGACGCGGCGGCGCTGGCCTGGATGGTGAGCCTGGGATGCCTCGAGCTCCACCCGCACCCGGTCCGCGCGGAGGATCTCGAGCACCCCGACGAGCTCCGCATCGACCTCGACCCGATGCCGGGCATCGAGTGGCCCCAGATCCGAGACGTGGCCCGGGTGGTCCGGGAGGTCCTGGCCGACTTCGGTCTGGTGGGCTGGCCCAAGACCTCGGGCTCGCGGGGCATCCACGTCAACGCGCGCATCCATCGCCGCTGGTCGTTCACGCAGGTGAGGCGCGCCGCCCTGGCGCTCGCGCGTGAGGTCGAGCGGCGGGCGCCTGACCTCGCCACCAGCAAGTGGTGGAAGGAGGAGCGCCACGGCGTGTTCCTCGACTACAACCAGAACGCCAAGGACCGCACGGTCGCAGGCGCCTACTCGGTGCGCCCCAGGCCCGACGCCCGGGTCTCCGCGCCCGTGACCTGGGATGAGCTCTTCGAGTGCAGGCCCGAGGACTTCACGCTGCGCACCGTGCCCGCTCGCTTCGCCGCCATCGGGGACCGGCACGCGGGCATTGACCAGAGTCCCTGCTCGCTGGAGGCGCTGCTGGAGCTGTCGGCGCGGCAGGAAGCGGCGGGCCTCGGCGATGCGCCCTGGCCGCCGCACTACGCGAAGCAGGCCGGCGAGCCGCCGCGCGTCCAGCCGTCGCGAAGGAAGGGCGGAGCGAAGCCGAGCGGCCGGCGCGTCACCACGAAGCCCCTGATCGAGATCGGCCGCGCCGCGAAGAAGGCGGAGGCGCTGGCGGGGCTCGAGCGCTGGAAGACGCGGCATCCCCGCACCGCCTCCCACCTCCAGCCCGCCGACGTATTGGTGGACGCGATGCGCGGGCGCTCCGCCACCTGGACCCGCGTCCGCGTGAACCTCGAACACGTACCGGAGGCGCTGCGGCCGGGCCAGGAGCCGCTCGATCCCGACTACGACCCGTACGCACGCTCTACGGGGGGACCAGTCGGAAAATCTCGGCGAGCTCGGCGGGGGGCGTGA
- a CDS encoding DoxX family membrane protein, whose protein sequence is MKYAILIARVLLGIVFGVFGSNAFLHFIPTPPLQGQAGAFIGALIASGYVYVVAMLQIVGGLLLLIGRFVPLGLALLGPVIVNIMLYHICLDPSGLPVAIFVSLLALFLLWVYRDRFAVLLKP, encoded by the coding sequence ATGAAATACGCCATCCTCATCGCCCGAGTCCTCCTCGGGATCGTGTTCGGTGTCTTCGGGTCCAACGCCTTCCTGCACTTCATTCCTACGCCGCCATTGCAGGGCCAGGCCGGCGCGTTCATCGGAGCGCTCATCGCCAGCGGCTACGTTTACGTCGTCGCCATGCTCCAGATCGTCGGCGGTCTGCTTCTGCTCATCGGCCGCTTCGTCCCGCTCGGCCTCGCGCTGCTCGGCCCGGTCATCGTGAACATCATGCTGTATCACATCTGTCTTGATCCGAGCGGTCTCCCGGTTGCCATCTTCGTCTCCCTCCTCGCGCTCTTCCTACTCTGGGTGTATCGCGATCGCTTCGCGGTTCTGCTGAAACCGTAA